The proteins below come from a single Dehalococcoidia bacterium genomic window:
- a CDS encoding aminodeoxychorismate/anthranilate synthase component II, whose translation MLLLIDNYDSFTYNLYQYLCELGQDIEVVRNDKITIDAIKKLNPERIVISPGPGTPLDAGISVDAIKHFGPRLPILGVCLGNQCIGYAYGATVAGAGEIMHGKSSTIKHDGKGVFDGLSNPFRAIRYHSLAVMRDGIPSCLEVTAETDGGIIMGLRHRKYPTEGVQFHPESIMTNVGKDLLRNFLNMKATVKQEARQ comes from the coding sequence TACTGCTGATAGATAACTACGACAGCTTTACCTACAACCTGTACCAGTACCTGTGCGAGCTGGGGCAGGACATAGAGGTCGTCAGGAACGATAAGATTACCATCGACGCCATCAAAAAGCTCAATCCGGAACGCATCGTCATCTCCCCCGGGCCGGGCACGCCGCTCGATGCGGGCATATCGGTCGATGCGATAAAACATTTCGGACCTAGATTGCCGATACTGGGCGTGTGTCTGGGAAACCAGTGCATAGGCTACGCCTACGGGGCCACGGTCGCGGGCGCGGGCGAGATCATGCACGGCAAATCGTCGACGATAAAACACGACGGCAAGGGCGTCTTCGACGGTCTGTCGAACCCGTTCCGGGCCATTCGTTACCACTCGCTGGCGGTCATGCGCGACGGCATCCCCTCCTGCCTTGAGGTGACAGCCGAAACGGACGGTGGTATCATCATGGGTCTAAGACACCGCAAGTATCCGACGGAGGGCGTGCAGTTCCACCCGGAATCGATTATGACGAATGTTGGAAAGGATTTGTTAAGGAATTTTCTAAATATGAAAGCGACGGTCAAACAGGAGGCGCGACAATGA